One genomic segment of Anguilla anguilla isolate fAngAng1 chromosome 2, fAngAng1.pri, whole genome shotgun sequence includes these proteins:
- the zp3c gene encoding zona pellucida sperm-binding protein 3 — translation MVDALCHMDRIYVRILKNAVNDTRAWRHLYFGNCRVNAARGLHYYFLYPITSCGLKPQVLNDSIVFTNLVRYLRKFTTQSNITRTPTLTVPVTCKYPRYHRTYDVGIHPILGRNYTMSPPTRGSMVLVVLDANWAPLGTGAHFKLGEGMHFEVRAGGGQRVFANRCWITPSDKPSTTLLFTPIKNYGCMVDSVNSSLSHYHAPTDLSTLRFVIEAFVFPSMPAEQALSVYCEVTVAATATFYRKACTYDRTSDMWHELDRRNDALCLCCKSVCPDPPSTATPANKVSTEPFLSWDTSAGSQDHATSWPENGIQYEPNFNGNFPQEWAEEP, via the exons ATGGTGGATGCACTGTGCCACATGGATAGGATATACGTGAGGATCCTAAAGAACGCTGTCAACGACACCCGAGCTTGGAGACACTTGTACTTCGGGAACTGTCGCGTCAATGCAGCTCGAGGTCTTCACTATTACTTCCTCTATCCTATTACAAGCTGTGGATTAAAACCGCAG GTCCTGAATGACTCCATAGTGTTCACAAACTTGGTTCGTTACCTGCGTAAATTCACAACCCAGAGCAACATCACACGAACGCCGACCCTTACCGTGCCAGTGACCTGCAAATACCCGCG GTATCACAGAACTTACGATGTTGGCATTCACCCAATTCTTGGACGCAACTACACGATGTCCCCTCCCACCAGAGGATCCATGGTTCTCGTTGTGTTGGATG CAAACTGGGCTCCACTTGGCACTGGGGCACACTTTAAACTTGGCGAAGGTATGCACTTTGAGGTCCGAGCTGGTGGTGGTCAAAGAGTTTTTGCCAATCGCTGTTGGATCACTCCCTCTGACAAACCCAGTACTACGCTTCTCTTCACACCGATCAAAAACTACGG CTGTATGGTGGACAGTGTGAACAGTAGCCTGTCCCACTACCATGCTCCCACAGACCTTTCTACCCTGAGGTTTGTCATTGAGGCCTTTGTTTTTCCCTCCATGCCTGCAGAACAG GCGCTCTCCGTCTATTGCGAGGTCACTGTTGCGGCCACTGCGACTTTTTACAGGAAGGCCTGCACGTACGACCGGACGTCTGACAT GTGGCATGAGTTGGACCGTAGAAACGACGCTCTTTGTCTCTGCTGTAAAAGCGTTTGTCCAGACCCCCCCAGTACTG CAACCCCTGCCAATAAAGTTTCCACTGAGCCTTTCCTGAGCTGGGATACAAGTGCGGGCAGCCAGGACCACGCCACGTCCTGGCCGGAAAACGGTATCCAGTACGAGCCCAATTTTAATGGGAATTTCCCACAGGAGTGGGCTGAG GAACCATAG
- the LOC118217464 gene encoding inositol 1,4,5-trisphosphate receptor-interacting protein has product MMQAASFVTVVTAIFYHLSRVGYENNAPMTVQQEEGVQLAPSPKAQEVSRSERDFCPVYQQLPPGGQAQTYVRQSGLNSTHADGGPNGVGDVLLWLLVHFLWRWLRSPNSRDPARARAEDRVLAEGSVPVCPRALRLDDGGGGGGGGVLGGGFYERCVRGASQERWRALEFVEGFSDDLLGALRRTLGGEADLRVEDCVGVGSVYESWRAGEPLACDLLVPLAPPEPYRFSFRLWHGPGNGARPVRQASGRIRLEGPAGDEAGCLCATTGPEEDVLCLVHGPRATTNADVLESLLCSKDTPYLARDRVTKWFRTAVAKAWGQISHKYDFELTFRNPDSPGALRVRFRSGKTVVFNLTPVVRFEDSDAYFVSHFASDAGDRSPTSWPLSFAVYEKRLLKHLAERLPEDSCHLRCLQIVSFLHKKQVGLTGGTSLSVYHLKTALLHLLLDKRPSEWSATHLENRACDLLEFVREGLRKTELLHALIGNGRVPKEVGIPPVFRAAEPVDLFRPLAAQERLRAGAAEHFGEMLRNAALLMQEYALRWARG; this is encoded by the coding sequence ATGATGCAAGCTGCCAGTTTTGTAACCGTGGTGACGGCCATTTTCTACCACCTCAGCAGAGTGGGGTATGAGAACAACGCTCCCATGACGGTGCAACAAGAGGAAGGGGTTCAGCTGGCGCCTTCTCCAAAAGCCCAAGAGGTGTCGAGATCAGAGCGAGATTTTTGTCCCGTGTACCAGCAGCTTCCTCCGGGAGGTCAGGCACAGACTTACGTACGCCAGAGTGGCCTCAACAGTACTCACGCGGACGGCGGGCCCAATGGCGTCGGCGACGTCCTCCTCTGGCTCCTCGTGCACTTCCTGTGGAGATGGCTGCGGAGCCCAAACTCCCGGGACCCCGCTCGGGCCCGGGCTGAGGACCGCGTCCTCGCTGAGGGGTCGGTCCCGGTCTGTCCCCGGGCGCTTCGTCTggacgacggcggcggcggcggcggcggcggcgtcctgGGGGGGGGCTTCTACGAGAGGTGCGTCCGCGGCGCCTCGCAGGAGCGCTGGCGGGCGCTGGAGTTCGTGGAGGGCTTTTCCGACGACCTGCTGGGAGCCCTGAGGCGCACGCTCGGCGGGGAGGCCGACCTGCGGGTGGAGGACTGCGTCGGCGTGGGGAGCGTGTACGAGTCGTGGCGGGCGGGCGAGCCCCTGGCGTGCGACCTGCTCGTCCCCCTCGCCCCGCCGGAGCCCTACCGTTTCAGTTTTCGGCTTTGGCACGGCCCCGGTAACGGCGCCCGTCCCGTTAGGCAGGCCTCGGGGAGAATCCGGCTTGAGGGGCCCGCCGGGGACGAGGCCGGCTGTCTCTGCGCCACGACCGGCCCCGAGGAGGACGTGCTGTGTTTGGTGCACGGCCCACGCGCGACGACAAACGCCGACGTCCTGGAGAGCCTCTTGTGCTCGAAGGACACGCCGTACCTCGCCAGGGACCGGGTCACCAAGTGGTTCCGAACAGCTGTCGCGAAAGCGTGGGGGCAGATCTCCCACAAGTACGACTTCGAGCTCACGTTTCGCAACCCGGACTCCCCGGGAGCTCTGAGGGTCAGGTTCCGATCGGGGAAGACCGTCGTCTTCAACCTCACTCCGGTCGTCCGCTTCGAAGATTCGGACGCTTATTTCGTCTCGCACTTCGCGTCGGACGCGGGCGACCGTTCGCCCACCTCCTGGCCCCTGTCCTTCGCGGTCTACGAGAAGCGCCTGCTTAAACATTTGGCTGAAAGGTTGCCGGAAGATTCGTGCCACCTCCGCTGCCTTCAGATCGTGTCGTTCCTGCACAAGAAGCAGGTCGGCCTGACGGGCGGGACCTCCCTGAGCGTCTACCACCTGAAGACCGCGCTGCTCCATCTACTCTTGGACAAGAGGCCCTCGGAGTGGTCCGCCACACACCTGGAAAACCGTGCCTGCGACCTTCTGGAGTTCGTCCGGGAGGGTCTTCGGAAGACGGAGCTCCTTCACGCCTTAATCGGGAACGGTCGGGTTCCGAAGGAAGTCGGAATTCCGCCCGTCTTCCGCGCGGCCGAGCCCGTCGATCTTTTCCGCCCCCTCGCGGCGCAGGAACGTCTGCGCGCCGGAGCGGCTGAGCACTTTGGGGAGATGCTCAGGAACGCAGCCCTGCTGATGCAGGAATACGCGCTCCGCTGGGCCCGGGGCTGA
- the LOC118217480 gene encoding calcium homeostasis modulator protein 1 translates to MDKFRMMFQFLQSNQESFMNGICGIMALASAQLYSAFEFSCPCMPEYNYAYGIGILVIPPVWFFLLGFVLNNNVSILTEEWKRPAGERGKDPTVLRYMLCSITQRSLIAPAVWISVTLMDGKSFLCAFSVDLDVNRFEKRRNHNLSEAELLRLLAKIPCKHIFEGHDVISREEASRYIQCISQAFGWTFLLLLTVIAFMIRAIRPCFTQAAFLKTKYWSHYIDIERKMFDETCTEHAKTFAKVCIQQYFESASGEMHSFHNHRFDTPDSDDEEKHKSDEEKLLGITAQDDMNKVLWNWHACKPPLTLKKDLLNGDANGNGLMNGFAHQTPKKEWVTYHSKV, encoded by the exons ATGGATAAATTTCGTATGATGTTCCAGTTTTTGCAGTCCAATCAAGAGTCTTTCATGAATGGCATCTGTGGCATCATGGCTTTGGCCAGCGCGCAGCTATACTCAGCCTTCGAGTTCAGCTGCCCCTGTATGCCGGAGTATAACTACGCGTATGGGATCGGGATTTTAGTAATTCCGCCAGTTTGGTTTTTCTTACTTGGGTTTGTGTTGAACAACAACGTTTCGATTCTGACTGAAGAGTGGAAACGGCCGGCAGGAGAGCGCGGGAAAGACCCGACGGTCCTGCGCTACATGTTGTGTTCAATTACGCAGCGCTCTCTGATCGCGCCAGCGGTTTGGATATCCGTGACGCTGATGGACGGGAAAAGTTTCCTTTGCGCCTTCAGCGTCGACTTGGACGTAAATCGGTTTGAAAAGCGGAGAAATCACAACCTCTCGGAAGCGGAGCTCCTAAGATTGCTGGCCAAAATTCCATGCAAGCACATATTCGAGGGCCATGACGTTATATCACGAGAAGAAGCATCCAGGTATATCCAGTGTATATCACAG GCGTTTGGTTGGaccttcctgctgctgctgaccgTCATCGCTTTCATGATCAGAGCGATCAGGCCTTGTTTTACGCAGGCCGCCTTTCTGAAAACCAAGTATTGGTCCCACTACATCGACATAGAGCGCAAGATGTTCGACGAGACCTGCACGGAGCACGCGAAAACCTTCGCCAAGGTGTGCATTCAGCAGTACTTCGAGAGCGCCAGCGGCGAGATGCACAGCTTTCACAACCACCGCTTCGACACGCCCGACAGCGACGACGAGGAAAAACACAAGAGCGACGAGGAGAAGCTCCTGGGCATCACGGCCCAGGACGACATGAACAAAGTCCTCTGGAACTGGCACGCGTGCAAACCGCCACTCACCCTGAAAAAGGACCTTCTTAATGGAGACGCCAACGGAAATGGTTTGATGAACGGCTTTGCTCACCAGACGCCCAAGAAAGAGTGGGTTACCTACCATAGTAAGGTTTGa